A region of Caldibacillus debilis DSM 16016 DNA encodes the following proteins:
- a CDS encoding polysaccharide deacetylase family protein codes for MRSKRKRKNMGRGRAIFLFLAIILLSFILWISISPSFTRSGEKTVRSVPSMQETAVRPDRQPAGGSGDPAKGGASGRSGNGQKDQKTGKRGSRVGNEEQPGKKTQGLETKTAEGTGNPPAEKGGKENSPKEQAENAGPKENGKGDAAPENPPQKTVFLTFDDGPNASTKEILRLLEKYDMKATFFMVEPNMKKYPEIVKEVIRQGHRIGLHSVTHSKTQFYASKKSVVAEMKKTQTTLEKVSGKRSRIIRTPYGSKPYMKPEYMEAVKREGFILWDWNVDSRDWKLTDGSFVENTIHQIEQFHRPEPIVILLHDRKTTAEHLEKLFIYLKERHFQTDTINEQLEPVQL; via the coding sequence ATGCGATCAAAGCGAAAAAGGAAAAACATGGGGCGGGGCCGCGCGATTTTTCTCTTTTTAGCTATTATTCTATTAAGTTTTATTCTTTGGATCAGCATCTCCCCTTCTTTTACCCGTTCCGGCGAAAAGACGGTCCGTTCCGTCCCTTCGATGCAAGAAACGGCGGTCAGGCCCGACCGGCAGCCGGCCGGCGGAAGCGGCGATCCGGCGAAGGGGGGCGCAAGCGGACGGAGCGGCAACGGGCAGAAGGATCAGAAGACGGGGAAAAGGGGAAGCCGGGTCGGAAATGAGGAACAGCCCGGCAAAAAAACGCAAGGGCTAGAGACAAAAACGGCGGAAGGAACGGGCAATCCTCCGGCTGAAAAAGGCGGGAAGGAAAATTCCCCGAAAGAACAGGCGGAAAACGCCGGTCCGAAGGAAAATGGAAAAGGAGATGCGGCGCCAGAAAATCCGCCGCAAAAAACCGTTTTTTTGACGTTTGATGACGGCCCCAACGCCTCCACGAAAGAGATTCTCCGGCTCTTGGAAAAATATGATATGAAAGCGACGTTTTTTATGGTCGAACCGAACATGAAAAAATATCCGGAGATCGTAAAAGAAGTCATCCGGCAGGGACACCGGATCGGCTTGCACAGCGTGACCCACAGCAAAACCCAATTTTACGCATCGAAGAAAAGCGTCGTAGCGGAAATGAAAAAGACGCAGACAACATTGGAAAAAGTTTCCGGAAAGCGTTCCCGGATCATCCGCACCCCCTACGGATCCAAACCCTATATGAAGCCCGAATACATGGAAGCGGTGAAACGGGAGGGCTTTATTCTCTGGGATTGGAACGTCGACAGCCGGGACTGGAAATTGACCGACGGCTCCTTTGTGGAAAATACGATCCATCAGATCGAACAGTTTCATCGCCCGGAACCGATCGTGATCCTGCTCCATGACCGGAAGACGACGGCCGAACATTTGGAAAAACTGTTCATCTATTTGAAAGAACGGCATTTTCAGACGGACACGATCAACGAACAGCTGGAACCCGTTCAATTGTAG
- a CDS encoding DUF6501 family protein has translation MIHTRWAELPPVKKVKCVHTNAKKYTVDRVLTPGKVYEVKNETEEFYFIVDNLGKVGGYYKDYFTEA, from the coding sequence ATGATCCATACGCGCTGGGCGGAACTTCCCCCGGTCAAAAAAGTCAAATGCGTCCATACGAACGCAAAAAAATATACCGTCGACCGGGTTTTGACGCCGGGGAAAGTGTATGAAGTGAAAAATGAAACCGAGGAATTTTATTTTATTGTCGACAATCTCGGAAAGGTCGGGGGCTATTACAAGGATTATTTTACGGAAGCGTAA
- a CDS encoding cold-shock protein, which yields MATGKVKWFNAQKGYGFIEQDNGEDVFVHYTGILSEGFRTLEEGERVSFDIEEGQRGPQAVNVKKL from the coding sequence ATGGCTACCGGTAAAGTGAAATGGTTTAACGCGCAAAAAGGATACGGATTTATCGAACAGGACAACGGGGAAGATGTTTTCGTCCACTATACGGGCATTTTAAGCGAAGGGTTTCGTACATTGGAAGAAGGCGAACGGGTAAGCTTTGACATAGAGGAAGGGCAGCGCGGCCCGCAGGCGGTCAATGTGAAAAAATTATAG
- a CDS encoding S8 family peptidase codes for MRRRKAFSVLLTALLVFSCVIPAAGFRAEAKGKVSFGQTAAELAKGKIDKKLYNQLEKADKVRFLVKLKDQVNPQQVVKNAEKTAKAKQLTKAKAKLLKRSLLVSELRAKAEETQHDLTSYLQREKKEGKVSNYQSFYIVNALAVTGTKEVLEKLAQFPEVEKILPDEKRKLVGGQAVKKAASTDREAEPKAKTNAIEWNVERVGAPAVWEMGIDGTGSVVASIDTGVQWDHPALKHQYRGYNAQTGEVNHEFNWFDAVDGEAVPYDDIGHGTHVTGTMVGREPNGSNQIGVAPGAKWIAVKAFTESGGYDSDLLEAGEWILAPKDAGGNPHPEKAPDVVNNSWSGGSGMDEWYRPMVQAWRAADIFPEFSAGNADLFNPGGPGSIANPANYPEAFATGATDINNRLASFSLQGPSPYGEIKPEVTAPGVGIRSSVPGGVYEGGWNGTSMAGPHVSAAVALLRQANANLTVDDIEQILINTATPLTDGTFPQSPNNGYGYGLLNVFDAVSSVVSGLGKVKGQVAAEGEDNEAPAISHTVPEWAFDQTELELTATVTDNVSVTNVFVEYEKPDGTRGTAAAERTSGDHLNGEYFAVVPAEDVRQGTFAYRIHAVDFSGNEAVSEEFSINVLPAITVGYEQDFETDIAGWKSYGTNDVWEWGVPASGPGSAYSGEKVYATSLAGNYPNSANMNLLMPPIQLPEGPSYLQFKQWYQLERGWDYAHVFVSTDKVNWVQKLRITDTSNGWVDGQVDLSEYAGQRIYVIFNLTTDSSVQRLGWYLDDVKITDQPLENSRIKAGLPYSKLAGDKAGLALKSGKVDPDQIKPAKEQKKPGKGGKKPAPAALPLEAQVTVLETGRSVRTKAQDGSYELTHSAGTYTLQAEAYGYRTQTRTVEIPRNGETTANFTLEPLPTGTVTGRVINDFNGEPVAGAKIYLLEDPAVPPAVTDANGEFTLTAYEGDYTLKVVAARFHSEERQIHVQGGEETVQTVHLKPFIGFPGEIGYDDGTAENARAFYDAGNGWAVKMTLRDGYERALLTGGLFRFWDTEWPVPGGTEFQVAVYDASGTDGGPGRKLAGPFDAEALRNGEWTFVDLADHGIEVGKEFFLVYIQSDPYPNSPGLATDEDGPYAGRSWELVGGTWSPSPEDEGNYMIRAVVDYEAAPPVIESPGDGTFTNEQHITVTGTAAPNLTVKLFNNGEEAGETAADASGKFSGTVSLAEGENVLTARVAADNGMTDPSGEVRVVYDPNAPQLTIESPKNKSKHNRETITVEGTVQDENLNWVKVNNKLATVKDGRYSARIMLDEGENVIKVIAQDKAGNRTTKKVTISVDYTAPVLENVKPDRDYRLKAGETVVVEFTSEPGLAAKFVIHMPLTNIQSLANANELPMMEVSPGRYVGYYTATSNVVADGARVEVIATDGFGNESRALASGRLFINVDGE; via the coding sequence TTCCGTTCTTCTGACGGCGCTCTTGGTCTTTTCCTGCGTGATTCCGGCCGCCGGCTTTCGCGCGGAGGCCAAAGGCAAAGTGTCTTTCGGCCAAACCGCCGCCGAGCTTGCGAAAGGAAAAATCGACAAAAAGCTTTACAACCAGCTGGAAAAGGCGGACAAGGTCCGGTTTCTCGTCAAGCTGAAAGATCAGGTGAATCCGCAGCAAGTGGTGAAGAATGCCGAAAAAACCGCAAAAGCCAAACAATTGACGAAGGCGAAGGCGAAGCTGCTCAAAAGGTCGCTGTTGGTCTCCGAATTGCGCGCCAAAGCGGAGGAAACCCAGCATGATTTGACTTCCTATTTGCAGCGGGAAAAGAAAGAGGGAAAGGTCTCAAACTATCAATCTTTTTACATCGTCAACGCCCTGGCTGTCACCGGGACGAAAGAAGTCTTGGAGAAGCTCGCCCAGTTTCCCGAAGTGGAGAAAATCCTTCCCGATGAAAAACGGAAATTGGTCGGCGGACAAGCGGTAAAGAAGGCCGCAAGCACCGACCGGGAGGCGGAACCTAAGGCGAAAACGAACGCGATCGAATGGAACGTGGAAAGGGTCGGCGCGCCTGCCGTTTGGGAAATGGGCATCGACGGAACCGGTTCGGTGGTCGCCTCCATCGACACGGGGGTTCAATGGGACCATCCGGCATTGAAACATCAATATCGCGGGTACAATGCCCAAACCGGGGAAGTGAATCACGAATTCAACTGGTTCGATGCGGTGGACGGGGAAGCGGTGCCCTATGACGATATCGGCCACGGCACGCACGTGACCGGGACGATGGTCGGCCGGGAACCGAACGGATCGAACCAAATCGGGGTCGCGCCGGGAGCCAAATGGATCGCGGTAAAGGCTTTCACGGAAAGCGGCGGCTATGATTCCGATTTGCTGGAAGCCGGGGAATGGATCCTGGCGCCGAAGGATGCGGGCGGGAATCCCCATCCCGAAAAGGCGCCTGACGTGGTGAACAATTCCTGGAGCGGCGGTTCCGGAATGGACGAATGGTACCGTCCGATGGTCCAAGCCTGGCGGGCGGCCGATATCTTCCCGGAATTTTCCGCGGGAAATGCGGACCTGTTCAATCCGGGCGGGCCGGGATCGATCGCCAATCCCGCCAACTATCCGGAAGCCTTCGCGACGGGGGCTACGGACATCAACAACCGCCTGGCCAGCTTCTCCCTGCAGGGACCGTCTCCCTACGGGGAAATTAAGCCTGAAGTGACGGCGCCGGGCGTAGGCATCCGTTCTTCGGTACCCGGCGGCGTTTATGAGGGCGGCTGGAACGGGACATCCATGGCAGGGCCCCATGTTTCGGCAGCGGTCGCCTTGTTGCGGCAGGCAAACGCCAACTTGACCGTCGACGATATCGAACAGATCTTGATCAACACGGCGACGCCGCTGACGGACGGAACTTTCCCCCAATCTCCGAACAACGGGTACGGCTACGGTCTGTTGAACGTTTTTGACGCCGTGTCCTCCGTTGTGAGCGGACTGGGGAAAGTGAAGGGACAGGTTGCCGCCGAGGGCGAGGACAATGAGGCGCCGGCGATCAGCCATACGGTTCCCGAATGGGCTTTTGACCAAACCGAATTGGAACTGACGGCCACGGTTACTGACAACGTCAGCGTGACGAACGTCTTCGTGGAATACGAAAAACCCGACGGAACCCGGGGAACGGCTGCGGCGGAAAGGACATCCGGCGATCATTTGAACGGGGAATATTTTGCCGTTGTACCCGCGGAGGACGTCCGTCAGGGGACCTTTGCCTACCGGATCCATGCGGTGGATTTCAGCGGCAATGAAGCGGTCAGCGAAGAGTTCTCCATCAACGTCTTGCCGGCCATCACCGTGGGATACGAACAGGATTTTGAAACGGACATCGCCGGCTGGAAGTCTTACGGGACCAATGATGTTTGGGAATGGGGTGTTCCCGCGAGCGGGCCCGGAAGCGCCTATTCCGGGGAAAAGGTCTATGCCACTTCCCTTGCGGGCAATTATCCCAATTCGGCCAACATGAATCTCCTGATGCCGCCCATCCAATTGCCCGAAGGCCCGTCCTATCTGCAATTTAAACAATGGTATCAGCTGGAGAGGGGCTGGGATTATGCCCACGTCTTCGTCTCTACGGACAAAGTGAACTGGGTGCAAAAGCTCCGGATCACCGACACCTCCAACGGCTGGGTCGACGGCCAGGTCGATTTGAGCGAATATGCCGGGCAAAGGATCTATGTGATCTTCAATTTGACGACGGATTCGAGCGTGCAGCGTTTGGGCTGGTATCTGGACGATGTAAAGATTACAGATCAGCCTTTGGAAAATTCGCGGATTAAGGCCGGATTGCCCTATTCCAAACTGGCGGGCGACAAGGCCGGCTTGGCCTTGAAATCGGGCAAGGTCGATCCGGATCAAATCAAACCCGCAAAAGAACAAAAGAAGCCGGGGAAGGGCGGCAAAAAACCGGCTCCTGCAGCGTTGCCCCTTGAGGCGCAAGTGACCGTCCTCGAAACGGGGCGTTCCGTGCGGACAAAGGCCCAGGACGGCAGCTATGAACTGACCCACAGCGCCGGAACTTACACCCTGCAGGCCGAGGCATACGGCTACCGGACCCAAACCCGGACGGTGGAAATCCCGCGGAACGGGGAAACGACCGCAAACTTCACCCTGGAACCGCTGCCGACCGGAACGGTGACCGGAAGGGTCATCAACGACTTTAACGGAGAGCCGGTCGCAGGGGCGAAGATCTATTTGCTGGAAGACCCGGCCGTTCCGCCGGCAGTAACCGATGCAAACGGGGAATTTACCCTGACCGCCTACGAAGGGGATTATACCCTGAAAGTGGTGGCGGCCAGATTCCACAGCGAAGAGCGGCAAATCCATGTCCAAGGCGGTGAAGAAACCGTCCAAACCGTCCATCTGAAACCGTTCATCGGCTTCCCGGGCGAAATCGGCTATGACGACGGGACGGCGGAAAACGCCAGGGCCTTTTACGATGCCGGAAACGGCTGGGCGGTCAAAATGACCCTGCGGGACGGCTACGAGCGGGCCCTGCTGACGGGCGGATTATTCCGCTTCTGGGACACCGAATGGCCGGTCCCTGGAGGAACGGAATTCCAAGTTGCCGTCTATGACGCATCCGGAACGGACGGCGGACCGGGACGCAAACTGGCCGGTCCCTTTGATGCCGAGGCGCTGCGCAACGGCGAATGGACATTTGTCGATTTGGCCGATCACGGCATCGAAGTCGGCAAAGAGTTCTTCCTCGTCTATATCCAAAGCGATCCTTACCCGAATTCTCCGGGACTTGCGACGGATGAAGACGGCCCGTATGCGGGACGGAGCTGGGAGCTGGTCGGCGGCACTTGGTCTCCCTCTCCGGAAGATGAAGGGAACTACATGATCCGCGCCGTTGTCGACTATGAGGCGGCACCGCCCGTCATCGAATCCCCGGGGGACGGAACCTTCACCAACGAGCAGCACATCACCGTTACCGGGACGGCGGCGCCCAATCTGACCGTGAAGCTGTTCAACAACGGGGAAGAAGCGGGCGAGACTGCGGCCGACGCGTCCGGCAAGTTCTCGGGTACGGTTTCTTTGGCGGAAGGGGAAAACGTATTGACCGCCCGGGTGGCCGCAGATAACGGCATGACCGATCCCTCCGGGGAAGTGCGCGTCGTCTATGACCCGAACGCGCCGCAATTGACGATCGAGTCGCCGAAAAACAAATCGAAACACAATCGGGAAACCATCACCGTCGAAGGGACGGTACAGGACGAAAACCTCAACTGGGTGAAGGTGAACAACAAGCTGGCGACGGTGAAGGACGGCCGGTATTCGGCACGGATCATGCTTGACGAAGGGGAAAACGTCATAAAAGTGATCGCCCAAGACAAGGCGGGGAACAGGACGACGAAGAAAGTGACCATTTCCGTCGATTATACCGCGCCTGTCCTCGAGAACGTGAAACCCGACCGGGATTACCGCCTCAAAGCGGGTGAAACGGTCGTTGTCGAATTCACCAGCGAACCCGGACTGGCCGCCAAGTTCGTCATCCATATGCCCTTGACGAACATCCAGTCGTTGGCCAACGCCAATGAATTGCCGATGATGGAAGTTTCCCCCGGCCGCTATGTCGGCTATTATACCGCCACTTCCAACGTGGTCGCCGACGGGGCGCGGGTGGAAGTGATTGCGACCGACGGCTTCGGCAACGAATCCCGGGCGCTGGCCTCCGGAAGACTGTTCATCAATGTGGATGGAGAGTAA
- the odhB gene encoding 2-oxoglutarate dehydrogenase complex dihydrolipoyllysine-residue succinyltransferase, with the protein MAEIKVPPLAESITEGTISKWLKKPGDFVQKGEAVAELETDKVNVDLISEETGVIRELLFREGDTVKVGDPIAVVAEGSGAPAEPAEKAAEAEKAPAPAKEPEKAQVPAAEPEKAQAVEKKEEVPPAQRPIATPAARKLAREKGIDLTQIAPADPLGRVRKHDLLDVSARQEAPREKAAESAGPAQISPQGKPVEIMKMSRRRQTIAKRLVEVQHTAAMLTTFNEVDMSRVIEIRKRRKEKIYEEYEVRLGFMSFFTKAVVAALKKYPLLNAEIVGDEIIVKKFYDIGIAVSTDQGLVVPVVRDADKKNFAEIERDIAHLAAKARENKLSLEDLQGGTFTITNGGVFGSLMSTPILNGPQVGILGMHKIQKRPVAIDDERIEIRPMMYIALSYDHRIVDGKEAVGFLVKVKELIEDPEQLLLEG; encoded by the coding sequence GTGGCAGAAATTAAAGTACCTCCGTTGGCGGAATCGATCACAGAGGGCACCATATCCAAGTGGCTGAAAAAACCGGGAGATTTCGTTCAAAAAGGCGAGGCCGTCGCGGAGCTGGAGACGGATAAAGTCAACGTGGATTTGATCTCGGAAGAGACGGGCGTCATACGGGAGCTTCTGTTTCGGGAAGGGGATACGGTGAAGGTCGGCGATCCGATCGCCGTTGTCGCCGAAGGAAGCGGGGCGCCGGCTGAGCCGGCTGAGAAAGCGGCGGAAGCGGAAAAGGCGCCTGCGCCTGCCAAGGAACCTGAAAAAGCGCAAGTCCCTGCGGCGGAGCCTGAGAAAGCGCAAGCCGTGGAAAAGAAAGAGGAAGTCCCGCCGGCCCAGCGGCCGATCGCCACGCCGGCGGCCCGGAAATTGGCCAGGGAGAAGGGCATCGACTTGACGCAAATCGCTCCCGCCGATCCTCTGGGCCGGGTGAGAAAACATGATTTGCTCGACGTTTCCGCCCGGCAGGAAGCGCCCCGGGAAAAGGCCGCGGAAAGCGCCGGTCCTGCGCAAATTTCTCCGCAAGGCAAACCGGTGGAAATCATGAAGATGTCCCGGCGCCGGCAGACGATCGCCAAACGCCTCGTGGAAGTGCAGCACACCGCGGCCATGCTGACCACCTTCAACGAGGTGGATATGTCCCGCGTCATCGAAATCCGCAAGCGCAGGAAAGAAAAGATTTACGAAGAATACGAGGTCCGTTTGGGCTTCATGTCCTTCTTCACGAAGGCCGTTGTCGCCGCCTTGAAAAAATATCCGCTCCTGAACGCGGAAATCGTCGGCGATGAAATTATCGTGAAAAAATTTTACGACATCGGCATCGCCGTCTCCACCGACCAGGGGCTCGTCGTCCCGGTCGTCCGGGATGCGGACAAGAAAAACTTCGCCGAAATTGAAAGGGATATTGCCCATCTGGCCGCAAAGGCCCGGGAAAATAAATTGTCCCTCGAAGATTTGCAGGGCGGAACGTTTACGATTACGAACGGGGGCGTGTTCGGTTCGCTGATGTCCACCCCGATATTAAACGGCCCCCAAGTCGGGATTTTGGGCATGCATAAGATCCAAAAACGGCCGGTCGCCATCGACGACGAACGGATCGAAATCCGGCCGATGATGTATATCGCCCTGTCCTACGACCATCGCATCGTCGACGGCAAGGAAGCGGTCGGATTCCTGGTCAAAGTGAAGGAACTGATCGAAGATCCGGAACAATTGCTGCTGGAAGGCTGA
- a CDS encoding 2-oxoglutarate dehydrogenase E1 component produces the protein MTSLNGSPQNPWGEFHGPNIGYIMEMYDLYLEDPGSVDPALKELFDKWGPPFVDGTAEERKIEAAEGNWEKILLASKYADYIRSFGHLAGNINPLETEKKQADLLDEGKFQLTEADLRAMPASVISANLPGRFSNALEAVRYLKRIYSGKITYEFDHIQRAEEKDWLYGMVESGRFHPELTPEKKKAVYQRLTEVEAFEQFLHRTFVGQKRFSIEGVDTLIPLLDEIISESVKGGTKNINIGMAHRGRLNVLAHVLGKPYEMIFAEFSHAPNKELVPSEGSIGITFGWTGDVKYHLGLDRRLMENQTVRARITLANNPSHLEYVNPVVCGYTRAAQEDRTMPGYPKQDVQRSFSILIHGDAAFPGQGVVAETLNLSRLRGYQTGGTIHIIANNMIGFTTESEDSRSTLYASDLAKGFDIPVVHVNADDPEAVIAAARLAVLYRQTFKKDFLIDLIGYRRYGHNEMDEPMATNPLMYRTIHNHPTVRELYGKKLMEEGILNPETADRYYKEVEKKLKTAYDRVPKPREEKIDLDPPKCVENGIPEVDTTVPKEELVKLNEELLEWPQGFQVFQKLERILKRRSGALKENKIDWAHAEALAFATILKEGIPIRLTGQDSERGTFAQRHLVLHDVNSGKTFSPLHYIAGGKASFAIHNSPLSEVSVLGFEYGYNVYAPETLVLWEAQFGDFANSAQVIIDQFISSGRAKWGQKSGLVMLLPHGYEGQGPEHSSARLERYLSLAAENNWTVANMTKSSQYFHILRRQAKILLKEEVRPLVIMAPKSLLRHPLAMSGLEDLSEGKFHPVLPQPGLGTEPEKVRRLILCSGKIAIDLAEKLEEIEDKSWFHILRVEELYPFPMKEIARFLEQYPNVKEMVWVQEEPKNMGAWNFVEPRLNVLAKDGVDVVYVGRRRRSSTAEGDPLAHKMEQTRILQEAFTK, from the coding sequence ATGACCAGTCTTAACGGCAGCCCCCAAAACCCTTGGGGTGAATTTCACGGTCCAAACATCGGCTACATTATGGAAATGTACGATCTGTACTTGGAAGATCCCGGTTCGGTGGATCCGGCGCTGAAGGAGCTGTTTGACAAGTGGGGGCCTCCGTTCGTTGACGGAACAGCGGAAGAGAGAAAAATTGAGGCTGCAGAGGGGAATTGGGAAAAAATATTGCTCGCGTCCAAATACGCCGATTATATCCGCTCCTTCGGCCACTTGGCGGGAAACATCAATCCGCTCGAGACGGAGAAAAAACAGGCGGATCTGTTGGATGAAGGGAAATTTCAGCTGACGGAAGCGGATTTGCGCGCCATGCCCGCTTCGGTCATCTCCGCGAATCTTCCCGGCCGTTTTTCCAATGCGCTGGAGGCCGTCCGTTATTTGAAACGAATCTACAGCGGAAAAATCACTTATGAATTTGACCATATCCAGCGGGCGGAAGAAAAAGATTGGCTGTACGGAATGGTGGAATCCGGCCGGTTTCATCCGGAACTGACGCCGGAAAAAAAGAAGGCCGTCTATCAGCGCTTGACGGAGGTGGAAGCCTTCGAACAATTCCTTCACCGGACCTTCGTCGGGCAAAAACGGTTTTCCATCGAGGGCGTCGACACCCTGATCCCTTTGTTGGATGAAATTATATCCGAATCGGTGAAGGGCGGCACAAAAAACATCAATATCGGCATGGCCCACCGCGGCCGCTTGAACGTGCTCGCCCACGTATTGGGCAAACCTTATGAGATGATTTTCGCCGAATTTTCCCATGCCCCGAACAAGGAACTGGTGCCTTCGGAAGGCTCCATCGGCATCACCTTCGGCTGGACCGGGGACGTGAAATACCATTTGGGATTGGACCGCCGGCTGATGGAAAATCAGACGGTGCGGGCGCGGATCACTTTGGCGAACAACCCGAGCCACTTGGAATATGTCAATCCCGTCGTCTGCGGCTATACCCGCGCCGCCCAGGAAGACCGGACGATGCCGGGATACCCGAAACAGGATGTCCAGAGATCTTTTTCCATCCTGATCCACGGCGACGCCGCCTTCCCCGGCCAGGGGGTCGTGGCGGAGACGCTGAACTTGAGCCGGCTGAGGGGCTATCAGACCGGGGGGACGATCCATATCATCGCCAACAATATGATCGGCTTTACGACGGAAAGCGAAGATTCCCGGTCGACCCTGTACGCAAGCGACCTGGCGAAGGGATTTGACATCCCCGTCGTCCACGTGAACGCCGACGATCCGGAAGCGGTGATCGCCGCAGCCCGATTGGCGGTTTTGTACCGGCAAACCTTTAAAAAAGATTTTCTCATCGACCTGATCGGATACCGCCGGTACGGGCACAATGAGATGGATGAACCGATGGCCACCAATCCGTTGATGTACCGGACGATCCACAACCATCCGACCGTCCGCGAACTTTACGGCAAAAAGCTGATGGAAGAGGGAATCCTGAATCCCGAGACGGCCGACCGGTATTACAAAGAAGTCGAGAAAAAATTGAAAACCGCCTACGACCGGGTGCCGAAACCAAGGGAAGAAAAAATCGACCTGGACCCTCCGAAATGCGTAGAAAACGGAATCCCCGAAGTGGATACGACGGTCCCCAAGGAAGAGCTGGTGAAACTGAACGAGGAACTTCTGGAATGGCCGCAAGGCTTCCAGGTGTTCCAAAAGCTAGAACGGATTTTAAAACGGCGTTCCGGGGCGCTGAAGGAAAACAAAATCGACTGGGCCCACGCCGAGGCCCTCGCCTTCGCCACGATTTTGAAGGAAGGGATTCCGATCCGGCTGACCGGACAGGATTCGGAAAGGGGAACCTTTGCCCAACGGCATCTCGTCCTGCATGATGTCAATTCCGGGAAGACGTTCTCTCCCCTCCATTACATTGCGGGCGGCAAGGCGTCCTTCGCCATTCACAACAGCCCGCTGTCGGAAGTGAGCGTCCTCGGGTTCGAATACGGCTACAATGTCTATGCGCCGGAGACCCTCGTGTTATGGGAGGCCCAGTTCGGCGATTTTGCCAACTCCGCCCAGGTCATCATCGACCAGTTCATCTCATCGGGAAGGGCGAAATGGGGGCAAAAATCGGGGCTCGTCATGCTTCTGCCCCACGGCTATGAAGGGCAGGGTCCGGAACATTCCAGCGCCCGCCTGGAAAGATATTTGTCGCTCGCGGCGGAAAACAACTGGACGGTAGCCAATATGACGAAATCCTCCCAGTACTTCCATATTTTGCGCCGGCAAGCGAAGATTCTTCTTAAGGAGGAAGTCCGTCCGCTGGTTATCATGGCGCCGAAAAGCCTGCTCAGGCATCCCCTTGCCATGTCGGGCCTCGAGGATCTTTCGGAAGGGAAATTCCATCCGGTCCTCCCGCAGCCCGGATTGGGAACGGAACCGGAAAAGGTCCGCCGCCTGATCCTTTGCTCCGGGAAGATTGCCATCGATTTGGCGGAAAAGCTGGAAGAAATCGAGGACAAAAGCTGGTTCCACATCCTGCGGGTGGAAGAACTGTACCCGTTCCCGATGAAGGAGATCGCCCGGTTCCTGGAACAATACCCGAACGTCAAAGAAATGGTTTGGGTGCAGGAAGAACCGAAAAATATGGGCGCCTGGAATTTCGTCGAACCCAGGCTGAACGTATTGGCGAAAGACGGCGTCGACGTGGTCTACGTGGGAAGAAGAAGAAGGTCGAGCACTGCGGAAGGGGATCCGCTCGCCCATAAGATGGAACAGACGAGGATCCTTCAGGAAGCTTTCACAAAATAA
- the pxpB gene encoding 5-oxoprolinase subunit PxpB, with amino-acid sequence MNTGYTIYSIFDDSVIVMFEGDFSRETVRKMYHAARKMNERMLPGISEIVPSFTTLTVYYDPEKVGGKNPEETVQNWIQNIMEETDAAVKDEARRIQLPICYDPEIAPDLMKVAKQNRLSVDEIIQIHTNEQYFISFIGFSLHIPFIGGNNHRIAVEKKLTQNIHLPVGSVGISESKTGIYPVKTTGEWQIIGRTPQNIFQKIVSFGQPGDEVRFIPIPLDTFAELCHHPDDWEFAV; translated from the coding sequence ATGAATACCGGATACACCATTTACTCCATTTTCGACGATTCGGTCATCGTTATGTTCGAAGGGGATTTTTCAAGGGAAACGGTCCGAAAGATGTATCACGCCGCGAGAAAAATGAACGAACGGATGCTGCCGGGCATATCGGAGATCGTCCCTTCCTTTACGACGCTCACCGTCTATTATGATCCGGAGAAGGTCGGAGGCAAAAATCCGGAAGAAACCGTGCAGAATTGGATCCAAAACATCATGGAGGAAACGGATGCCGCCGTAAAAGATGAAGCGCGGCGGATCCAACTGCCGATCTGCTACGACCCGGAAATCGCCCCCGATCTGATGAAAGTCGCCAAACAAAACCGGCTGTCCGTGGACGAGATCATCCAAATCCACACGAACGAACAATATTTCATCTCCTTCATCGGGTTCAGCCTGCACATCCCGTTTATCGGGGGAAACAACCATCGGATCGCCGTGGAAAAGAAATTGACGCAAAATATCCATCTTCCCGTCGGATCTGTCGGGATCAGCGAATCGAAAACGGGGATCTATCCCGTCAAAACGACTGGGGAATGGCAAATTATCGGCAGGACGCCGCAAAACATCTTCCAAAAAATCGTTTCCTTCGGCCAACCCGGTGATGAAGTCAGATTTATCCCCATCCCGTTGGATACCTTTGCGGAATTGTGCCATCATCCGGATGATTGGGAATTCGCCGTTTGA